In Gadus macrocephalus chromosome 4, ASM3116895v1, the following proteins share a genomic window:
- the LOC132455219 gene encoding E3 ubiquitin-protein ligase TRIM39-like, translating to MASAITSWSEENFSCSICLDVFSSPVSTPCGHNFCRTCITKYWDGQVKYKCPVCNELFHTRPDLRVNTLLSELATQIRTNLQVEEQPCVEPAEVPCDVCTGTQLKAVKSCLVCLISYCQTHLEPHQRVAGLKKHRLVEPIDHLEDRICVKHNQLLELFCQTEQVSVCQICTETDHKSHPVVPLKEEYEVKTAQLGKIEAEVPQMIWERKLKIKEIKDTVDMSKKDADREIADGGQVFIALIGCVEKCQDDFNQTVKEKLISTEKQAEDLIKELEQEIEDLTNRCSEVKQLSYIKDHLYFLEAFISLKNPPPTRDWTTVEVRPPSYVGTLRRSLDQLEETLNMEMKKLCNDAELKRVQQYEVDVTLDPDTAQPRLILSEDGKQVHDGGVVNKLPDNPNRFTQYIHVLTGQSFSSGSFYFEVQVKDKTAWCLGVARESIDRKGKIIVTPETGYWTLYHDKDGFVFRDKPAVRLPLRAELQKVGVFVDYDEGLVSFYDVEARVHIYSATGCTFSDSLYPILCPGYCYNGDKNSAPLIITPVNQTD from the coding sequence atggcctctgctatcacttcctggtctgaggagaacttttcatgttccatctgtctcgACGTTTTTAGCAGCCCAGTTtccacaccatgtggacacaacttctgcagaacctgtattacaaagtacTGGGATGGACAAGTcaagtacaaatgtcctgtttgcaacgaGCTTTTCCACACTAGACCTGATCTACGGGTCAATACCCTCTTATCAGAGCTGGCTACTCAGATTAGAACAAATTTACAAGTAGAAGAGCAGCCctgtgttgaaccagcagaagttccctgtgacgtctgtactgggacccagctgaaggccgtgaagtcctgcctagtatgtcttatctcttactgccaaacccacctggaacCGCATCAGAGAGTCGCAGGCCTGAAGAAACATCGACTGGTCGAGCCTATTGACCATCTGGAAGACAGGATTTGTGTGAAACACAATcaacttctggagctcttctgccagactgaacaaGTGTCTGTATGTCAGAtctgcacagagacagaccacaagtcacatcctgttgtacctctaaaggaggaatatgaagtgaagacggcccagctggggaagatagaggctgaagttccGCAGATGATCTGGGAGAGAAAACTaaagattaaggagatcaaaGACACAGTAGACATGAGCAAGAaagatgcagacagagagatagctgatggtgggcaggtcttcattgctctgataggctgtgttGAAAAGTGCCAGGATGATTTCAACCAAACGGTTAAAGAGAAACTGAtatccacagagaaacaagctgaagaccttatcaaagagctggagcaggaaatagaagatctgaccaatagatgCTCAGAGGTTAAGCAGCTCTCATACATTAAAGACCACCTTTACTTCCTCGAAGCCTTCATATCTCTGAAgaatcctccacccaccagggactggacgacggtggaggtccgtcctccgtcatacgtagggaccttgaggagatccctggatcagctggaggagacactgaacatggagatgaagaagctgtgtaatgatgctgaactgaagagggtccagcagtatgaagtagatgtgactctggatcctgatacagctcaaccccgtctcatcctgtctgaggatgggaaacaagtacatgatggaggtgtagtgaataaactcccagacaaccctaatAGATTTACACAGTATATACATGTTCTTACggggcagagcttctcctcagggagcttttactttgaggtccaggttaaagacaagactgcatggtgtttaggagtggccagagagtccatcgacaGAAAAGGTAAGATCATAGTGACCCCTGAGACAGGATACTGGACCCTTTACCATGACAAGGATGGGTTTGTATTTAGAGATAAACCcgctgtccgtctccctctgagagccgagctccagaaggtgggggtgtttgttgattatgatgagggtctggtctccttctatgatgtggaagccagggttcatatctactctgctactggctgcacctttaGTGATTCTCTCTATCCAATCCTCTGTCCAGGTTACTGTTATAATGGAGATAAAAACTCTGCACCCCTGATCAtcacacctgtcaatcaaacagactag
- the LOC132455488 gene encoding gap junction alpha-3 protein-like, which translates to MGDWSFLGRLLENAQEHSTVIGKVWLTVLFIFRILVLGAAAEEVWGDEQSDFTCNTQQPGCENVCYDQAFPISHVRFWVLQIIFVSTPTLIYLGHVLHIVRMEEKRREKEEELRKAGWRSEELLGQDGGGGGYGGGGGGGGGGGKKERPPIRDEHGKIRIRGALLRTYVFNIIFKTLLEVGFILGQYSLYGFRLKPLYKCGRWPCPNTVDCFISRPTEKTIFIIFMLVVACISLLLNLLEMYHLGWKKVKHSVTHKFAADCGSLRLGPGDDAGDPRAVPECATLVSDHCLQGYTGRSTMERVRYLPVQNSSCALALSPDAVAAAVATTAPMKINADAFPDDDGFLRGGGGEVPGHLPALEQNWRNAALEVSGPMGKADSPAPSALAPSYCSSSSSSSSSCGKSRAPPRWEGPPSPRLPSLPSHLMWDEEAEDGGPPGRVTVVTRAQMHRPPPAAVATDVRRLSRASKVSGPRGRPDDLVV; encoded by the exons ATGGGTGACTGGAGCTTTCTGGGACGCCTTCTGGAGAATGCTCAGGAACACTCAACTGTGATCGGCAAG gtgTGGCTGACCGTCCTCTTCATCTTCCGCATTCTGGTGCTGGGCGCGGCCGCCGAGGAGGTGTGGGGCGACGAGCAGTCGGACTTCACCTGCAACACGCAGCAGCCCGGTTGCGAGAACGTCTGCTACGACCAGGCCTTCCCCATCTCCCACGTGCGCTTCTGGGTGCTGCAGATCATCTTCGTGTCCACGCCCACGCTCATCTACCTGGGCCACGTGCTGCACATCGTGCGCATGGAGGAGAAGCGGcgcgagaaggaggaggagctgcggaAGGCGGGCTGGCGCAGCGAGGAGCTCCTCGGGCAGgatggcggcgggggcggctacggcggcggcggcggcggcggcggcggaggcgggaAGAAGGAGAGGCCGCCGATCCGCGACGAGCACGGGAAGATCCGCATCCGTGGGGCGCTGCTCCGGACCTACGTCTTCAACATCATCTTCAAGACCCTTCTGGAGGTGGGCTTCATCCTGGGCCAGTACTCCCTCTACGGCTTCCGCCTCAAGCCGCTGTACAAGTGCGGCCGCTGGCCCTGCCCCAACACGGTGGACTGCTTCATCTCCAG GCCCACTGAGAAaaccatcttcatcatcttcatgctGGTGGTGGCCTGCATCTCCCTGCTGCTCAACCTGCTAGAGATGTACCACCTGGGCTGGAAGAAGGTCAAACACAGCGTCACCCACAAGTTCGCGGCTGACTGCGGGTCCCTGCGGCTGGGCCCCGGCGACGACGCCGGCGACCCCCGGGCGGTCCCCGAGTGCGCCACCCTGGTTTCAGACCACTGCCTGCAAGGCTACACCGGCAGGAGCACCATGGAGCGGGTCCGCTACCTGCCCGTCCAGAACTCCTCCTGCGCGCTCGCCCTGAGCCCTgacgcggtggcggcggcggtggcgacCACGGCGCCGATGAAGATCAACGCCGACGCCTTCCCCGACGACGACGGCTTcctgcgcggcggcggcggcgaggtcCCCGGGCACCTGCCGGCGTTGGAGCAGAACTGGAGGAACGCGGCGCTGGAGGTGAGTGGTCCGATGGGGAAGGCCGACTCGCCGGCACCTTCTGCGCTGGCGCCCTcctactgctcctcctcctcttcctcctcgtcctcctgcgGGAAGAGTCGAGCTCCTCCCCGATGGGAGGGGCCTCCCTCGCCGCgcctgccctccctcccctcgcaCCTCATGTGggacgaggaggcggaggacggCGGCCCGCCCGGCCGCGTCACCGTGGTGACCAGGGCGCAGATGCACAGGCCGCCTCCGGCCGCCGTGGCGACGGACGTGCGGAGGCTGAGTCGGGCCAGCAAGGTCAGCGGCCCCCGCGGGCGTCCCGACGACCTGGTggtgtag
- the pspc1 gene encoding paraspeckle component 1, whose protein sequence is MAHRNVQQMNMQSHHSPQAGRHGTNSPAAVEQNAPPHKEGQTPPPPSPPATGEGGVPGEGSGPDPNALSLEMILDLKSFRKPWEKTFTQRCRLFVGNLPTDLSEEDFKKLFSKYGEANEVFINRDRGFGFIRLESRTLAEIAKAELDGIVLKNRPIRIRFATHGAALTVRNLSPAVTNELLEEAFSEFGPVERAVVVVDPRGRPTGKGFVEFANKPAARKALDRCADGALLLTTTPRPAIVEPTEQLDDEDGLAEKLLQKTPLYHKEREQPPRFAQPGTFEFEYSSRWKALDEMERQQREQVERNIGEAREKLETEMEAAKHEHQLMMMRQDLMRRQEELRRLEDLRNQELQKRKQIEMRHEEERRRREDEMMRHREQPDGFKPNFMEGREQEMRMGELGPRGAINMGDGFNPAVAGAVGSQAPPQMMGMGMGARGGAIGPDGAGNLGAAMMPENGAMRNERFPQGGPLGGRPGVESPQQQQQQQQQQQLQQQQQQQQQLQQQQQQQLQQQQQQQQQQQQQQQQAGPPGGVVPGFGRGAPVAGTFEGPNSKRRRF, encoded by the exons ATGGCTCACCGAAATGTACAGCAAATGAACATGCAGAGCCACCATTCCCCGCAGGCGGGGAGACACGGGACCAACTCTCCCGCCGCGGTGGAGCAGAATGCACCGCCTCACAAAGAAGGCCAGacgccgcctcctccttccccgcCGGCCACCGGCGAGGGGGGAGTACCCGGGGAGGGAAGCGGACCAGACCCCAATGCCCTGTCCCTGGAGATGATCTTGGACCTCAAGAGCTTCAGGAAGCCCTGGGAGAAGACGTTCACCCAGCGCTGTCGGCTGTTCGTCGGGAACCTGCCGACGGACCTCTCCGAGGAGGATTTCAAGAAGCTGTTCTCCAAATACGGAGAGGCCAACGAGGTGTTCATCAACCGAGACCGGGGCTTCGGGTTCATCCGCCTG GAGAGCCGTACACTGGCAGAAATTGCCAAAGCAGAATTGGACGGAATTGTTCTGAAGAATCGACCAATAAGGATCCGCTTCGCCACCCATGGCGCTGCCCTCACCGTGCGCAACCTGTCGCCGGCGGTGACCAATGAGCTTCTGGAAGAG GCGTTCTCGGAGTTCGGCCCGGTGGAGcgggccgtggtggtggtggaccccCGCGGCCGCCCCACGGGGAAGGGCTTCGTGGAGTTCGCCAACAAACCGGCCGCCCGCAAAGCCCTGGACCGGTGTGCTGACGGCGCGCTACTGCTCACCAC GACCCCACGCCCGGCCATCGTGGAGCCCACCGAGCAGCTGGACGATGAGGACGGGCTGGCGGAGAAGCTGCTGCAGAAGACACCCCTGTACCACAA GGAGAGGGAGCAGCCCCCGCGCTTCGCCCAGCCGGGCACCTTTGAGTTCGAGTACTCGTCCCGCTGGAAGGCGCTGGACGAGATGGAGCGGCAGCAGCGGGAGCAGGTGGAGCGCAACATCGGCGAGGCCCGCGAGAAGCTGGAGACGGAGATGGAGGCGGCCAAGCACGAGCACCAGCTCATGATGATGAGACAGG ATCTGATGCGACgccaggaggagctgaggaggctGGAGGACCTGAGGAACCAGGAGTTGCAGAAGCGCAAGCAGATTGAGATGAG GCATGAAGAGGAGAGGCGCAGGAGAGAGGACGAGATgatgagacacagagagcagcCTGACGGGTTCAAACCTAACTTCATGGAGGGC AGGGAACAGGAAATGAGAATGGGTGAGCTGGGCCCTCGTGGAGCCATTAATATGGGAG ATGGCTTTAATCCTGCCGTGGCTGGGGCCGTTGGCAGCCAGGCTCCCCCTCAAATGATGGGCATGGGCATGGGTGCAAGGGGTGGAGCCATAGGCCCGGACGGAGCCGGAAATCTGGGAGCAGCCATGATGCCAGAAAACGGAGCCATG CGCAATGAGCGCTTCCCACAAGGGGGCCCTCTAGGGGGCCGGCCAGGGGTTGAgtccccccagcagcagcagcagcagcaacaacagcagcagctacaacaacaacaacaacagcagcagcagctacaacaacaacagcagcagcagctacaacagcagcagcagcagcagcagcagcagcagcagcagcagcagcaagcagGACCTCCAGGTGGAGTGGTCCCAGGATTCGGCAGGGGGGCCCCAGTCGCGGGGACCTTTGAGGGCCCCAACAGCAAGCGTCGTCGATTCTAG